The following coding sequences are from one Beggiatoa alba B18LD window:
- the rpsP gene encoding 30S ribosomal protein S16: MVTIRLSRGGSKKRPFYHVVVTDSRSRRDGNYLESIGFYNPVANDKQEGLRLDVARVSYWLSVGAQPSEVVAKLIKDNAKKTIPAAC, from the coding sequence ATGGTTACAATCCGTTTATCCCGTGGTGGCTCTAAAAAACGTCCTTTTTATCATGTTGTTGTGACAGACTCTCGGAGTCGTCGTGATGGCAATTACTTAGAAAGCATCGGTTTCTATAACCCCGTTGCCAATGACAAACAAGAAGGTCTGCGTTTAGACGTTGCCCGTGTTAGCTATTGGTTAAGTGTTGGCGCACAACCCTCTGAAGTGGTCGCCAAATTAATCAAAGATAACGCCAAGAAAACCATTCCTGCGGCTTGCTAA
- a CDS encoding hypoxanthine-guanine phosphoribosyltransferase has translation MSTIPLSEIQQVLDEADLIYSAPEVNQAISNLANQINQQLANQYPLCLTVMLGGMIFSGQLLPQLNFLLEADYIHATRYRGATQGGEVLHWLKTPERSLKDRIILLIDDVLDEGATLSALVDYCQQAGAKRVLTAVLIDKKRQRQGLQKADFAALTSPDRYIFGYGMDYKEQLRNAAGIYAVKGL, from the coding sequence GTGAGCACAATTCCTCTTTCTGAAATTCAACAAGTTTTAGATGAAGCCGATTTAATTTACAGTGCCCCCGAAGTTAATCAAGCAATTAGCAATCTTGCTAATCAAATTAATCAACAGCTTGCCAACCAATATCCGTTATGTCTAACGGTCATGTTAGGCGGTATGATTTTTAGTGGTCAATTACTCCCCCAACTCAATTTTTTACTAGAAGCGGATTACATTCACGCAACCCGTTATCGTGGTGCAACACAAGGGGGCGAAGTCTTGCATTGGCTAAAAACGCCTGAACGTTCTCTAAAAGATAGAATCATTTTATTAATAGATGACGTATTAGACGAAGGTGCGACGCTCTCTGCCTTAGTTGACTATTGCCAACAAGCAGGGGCAAAACGTGTATTAACCGCCGTATTAATCGATAAAAAACGTCAACGCCAAGGATTACAAAAAGCGGATTTTGCTGCACTCACTTCCCCAGACCGTTATATTTTTGGCTATGGTATGGATTATAAAGAACAATTACGCAATGCAGCAGGTATTTACGCGGTAAAAGGATTATGA
- a CDS encoding S-methyl-5'-thioinosine phosphorylase: MTQLAIIGGTGLTALEGLEITHKQVLPTPYGEASSPIIHGVYAGKKIIFLPRHGARHNIPPHKINYRANIWTLKELGVEAVIAVAAVGGIHPDMQATDLVIPHQLIDYTYGREHTFFADDLAHVTHIDFTEPYCEQLRQQLLIASNTLTTKVHHQGVYGATQGPRLESTAEINRMERDGCDIVGMTGMPEAALARELNLCYACCSVIVNPAAGRGLKEITMADIEANLSLGIVNVRALLTAFLNQFNT, from the coding sequence ATGACTCAATTAGCAATCATTGGCGGTACAGGTCTGACCGCATTAGAAGGGTTAGAAATTACCCACAAACAAGTATTGCCCACCCCTTACGGTGAAGCCTCTAGTCCCATTATTCATGGGGTTTACGCAGGCAAAAAAATTATATTCCTGCCCCGTCACGGTGCACGCCACAATATTCCCCCTCATAAAATCAACTATCGTGCAAATATTTGGACACTCAAAGAACTAGGGGTAGAAGCAGTTATTGCCGTGGCGGCTGTTGGGGGAATTCATCCTGATATGCAAGCAACTGACCTTGTTATTCCTCACCAATTGATTGATTACACATACGGACGAGAACATACATTTTTTGCGGATGATTTAGCCCATGTCACTCATATAGACTTTACAGAGCCTTATTGCGAACAATTGCGCCAGCAACTGCTTATAGCAAGCAACACATTAACGACAAAAGTCCATCATCAAGGCGTTTACGGCGCGACTCAAGGCCCACGCCTAGAAAGTACCGCCGAAATTAACCGTATGGAACGTGATGGCTGTGATATTGTCGGTATGACAGGAATGCCAGAAGCCGCGTTAGCACGCGAATTAAACCTATGTTACGCCTGTTGTTCTGTGATTGTGAATCCTGCGGCGGGACGTGGTTTAAAAGAAATTACTATGGCAGATATTGAAGCAAATCTGAGCTTAGGCATTGTTAATGTACGTGCTTTATTAACAGCTTTTTTGAATCAGTTTAATACCTAA
- a CDS encoding EAL domain-containing protein: MPNFLLKKPYLALLLVTFIGLSLSFTSFTYTKQWETQAFIQEKEVLLNQYIRLLRQSSLTINTLLNSLRSLYTLQQQVKPDDFNLLTNQELLNDWIYGFLWLPRIDDSQRQAIEQQLARPFWDIDAQQPRSPAPIRAAYYPVLLAEPQLHVENLQGLDLSQNYLHPYPSHSYDSRLITINNPQQPTELQLHVFLPIYDPITQPHIAGFFTIVLRINTFIETLLRPAKQRQNLFLVIRDANTEQLIYAPTWYKPTDKKILQNNILRSIPLDFEGQHWQIELQYLAENTGEQYHYAWIVLLVGCLFTAGLVRYLYVIINNGVQTEQLVQQRTQNLLEVNQTLSEEMQAREQMTLALIAAEKKYRAIFENAIEGIFQCDPDGHFLRVNPAFVRMFAFHNMAEICAIHCHNNKINLFLNTQQYQSYLNRLNRDGEVKDFEYQAVCANQEIIWVSETTKAVYDKLGKLTHYEGIIENITERKKQEEKLRYAASHDTLTGLHNRSAFTERLTTLIKQQHAHFLISNIISFAVLFVDLDRFKIVNDSMGHLVGDKLLQAVAKRLLTSTQHANTHIARFGGDEFALLMEKISNLNTLEQYIENIQKQLSQPYELEGETFVTTASIGIALSSAHYLSADEVLRDADTAMYAAKKQGLGKYAFFQPKMHTHVVHLMRMEADLRKAFEREELQVYYQPIISLENQHTVGLEALVRWQHPQRGLIPPDEFIPLAEETGMIQELGRWVFQVACKQLRKWQQRYPQHAQLGININVSAIQFKQPRLVRDIQDILEKTGVSPRNCRIEITESAMMYNPEETLKILKELKELELQLYIDDFGTGYSSLSYLQKFPIDALKIDKSFIRDLDNDKRSYQIAQAIIALGEAFNLKTVAEGVETQKQLSLLKSVHCHQVQGFLFSRPKPLADIENYLQHH, encoded by the coding sequence ATGCCCAATTTTTTGTTAAAAAAACCTTATTTAGCATTACTATTAGTCACTTTCATCGGATTAAGCCTTTCCTTTACGAGCTTTACCTACACAAAACAATGGGAAACACAAGCCTTTATCCAAGAAAAAGAGGTTTTACTCAATCAATATATTCGTTTACTTCGTCAATCCTCATTGACGATAAACACCTTATTAAACTCTCTGCGCAGTTTATACACGCTACAACAACAAGTTAAACCAGATGACTTTAACTTATTGACGAATCAGGAGTTATTAAACGACTGGATTTATGGATTTTTATGGCTACCACGCATTGATGACAGCCAGCGTCAAGCGATAGAACAACAACTTGCTCGCCCATTTTGGGATATTGATGCACAACAACCCCGTAGCCCTGCACCCATACGCGCCGCGTACTACCCTGTTTTATTGGCAGAACCACAACTCCATGTTGAAAACTTACAAGGCTTAGACCTCAGTCAAAACTACTTACATCCTTACCCCTCGCATTCATACGATAGTCGCCTTATTACGATTAACAACCCCCAACAACCGACAGAACTGCAACTACATGTCTTTCTGCCAATTTACGACCCGATAACACAACCTCATATCGCTGGTTTTTTCACCATTGTTTTACGCATTAATACGTTTATTGAAACCCTCTTACGCCCCGCTAAACAACGTCAAAACCTCTTTTTAGTCATTCGTGATGCCAATACCGAACAACTGATTTACGCCCCAACATGGTACAAACCGACAGATAAAAAAATATTACAAAACAATATACTACGTAGCATTCCTTTGGATTTTGAAGGGCAACATTGGCAAATAGAATTGCAGTATCTGGCAGAAAACACAGGGGAACAATATCACTATGCATGGATTGTTTTACTTGTCGGCTGTTTATTCACAGCAGGCTTAGTACGTTATCTCTATGTCATTATTAACAATGGCGTACAAACTGAACAACTGGTACAACAACGCACACAAAATTTACTGGAAGTTAATCAAACTCTCAGCGAAGAAATGCAAGCTCGTGAGCAAATGACCCTTGCCTTGATTGCGGCGGAAAAAAAATACCGCGCTATTTTTGAAAATGCGATAGAAGGGATTTTCCAATGTGACCCTGACGGTCACTTTTTACGTGTGAATCCTGCCTTTGTACGCATGTTTGCCTTTCACAATATGGCAGAAATTTGTGCTATTCACTGCCATAACAACAAAATTAATTTATTTCTCAATACCCAACAATATCAAAGTTATTTAAACCGTCTTAATCGAGATGGCGAAGTAAAAGACTTTGAATATCAAGCAGTCTGTGCTAATCAAGAAATTATCTGGGTGAGTGAAACCACAAAAGCTGTTTATGACAAACTCGGAAAACTAACGCATTATGAAGGAATTATCGAAAATATCACCGAGCGAAAAAAACAAGAAGAAAAACTCCGCTATGCCGCTTCACACGACACATTAACAGGGCTGCACAACCGTAGCGCGTTCACTGAACGGCTGACAACGTTAATCAAACAACAACATGCACACTTTTTAATCAGTAATATCATTAGCTTTGCCGTTTTATTCGTCGACTTAGACCGTTTTAAAATTGTCAATGACAGTATGGGACATCTTGTTGGCGATAAACTCTTACAAGCCGTCGCAAAGCGATTGCTAACAAGCACGCAACACGCTAATACTCATATTGCCCGTTTTGGGGGCGACGAATTCGCTTTACTGATGGAAAAAATATCAAACCTCAACACATTAGAACAATACATTGAAAATATTCAGAAACAACTCAGTCAACCCTATGAGCTAGAAGGGGAAACTTTCGTAACGACTGCAAGCATTGGTATCGCCCTCTCTTCAGCACATTATTTAAGTGCCGATGAAGTGCTACGTGATGCCGATACCGCCATGTACGCCGCGAAAAAACAAGGGTTAGGCAAATACGCCTTTTTTCAACCCAAAATGCACACGCACGTTGTACACCTAATGCGTATGGAAGCTGATTTGCGTAAAGCTTTTGAACGAGAAGAATTACAAGTTTACTATCAACCCATTATTTCCCTAGAAAATCAACATACGGTTGGTTTAGAAGCCCTCGTCCGTTGGCAACATCCACAACGCGGGCTTATTCCGCCCGATGAATTTATTCCACTTGCAGAAGAAACAGGTATGATTCAAGAACTTGGACGTTGGGTATTTCAGGTCGCTTGTAAACAACTACGCAAATGGCAACAACGCTACCCGCAACACGCGCAACTGGGAATTAATATCAACGTCTCAGCTATTCAATTTAAACAACCGCGTTTAGTACGAGATATTCAAGATATTTTAGAAAAAACAGGCGTAAGTCCGCGCAACTGTCGCATAGAAATTACCGAAAGTGCGATGATGTATAATCCAGAAGAAACATTGAAAATTTTAAAAGAATTAAAAGAGTTAGAGTTACAACTCTATATTGACGATTTTGGGACAGGTTACTCATCACTGAGTTATTTACAAAAATTTCCCATAGACGCGCTAAAAATCGATAAAAGTTTTATTCGAGATTTAGACAATGACAAGCGTTCTTACCAAATTGCACAAGCTATCATTGCCTTAGGTGAGGCATTTAACTTAAAAACGGTTGCTGAAGGGGTAGAAACACAAAAGCAATTATCACTTTTAAAAAGTGTGCATTGTCATCAAGTGCAAGGCTTTCTTTTTTCACGTCCTAAACCACTTGCAGACATAGAGAACTATTTGCAACATCACTGA
- a CDS encoding (2Fe-2S) ferredoxin domain-containing protein, protein MPRPQKHVFVCAQSRPAGHPRGSCTERGCKPVIDEFFRQWQARNLFATVSIAQSSCLGPCQLGTSVVVYPEGVMYGNVTVDDVSEIFEQHLIGDEVVERLVVPKDVW, encoded by the coding sequence ATGCCAAGACCACAGAAACATGTATTTGTTTGCGCCCAAAGCCGTCCTGCTGGACATCCTCGCGGCTCTTGTACCGAACGTGGCTGTAAACCCGTCATTGATGAATTTTTTCGTCAATGGCAAGCCCGTAACTTATTTGCAACGGTTTCTATTGCCCAATCTAGCTGTTTAGGTCCTTGCCAACTGGGTACAAGCGTTGTTGTGTATCCTGAAGGGGTTATGTATGGCAATGTGACGGTTGACGATGTCAGTGAGATTTTTGAGCAACATTTAATTGGTGATGAAGTTGTTGAACGTTTAGTTGTGCCAAAAGATGTTTGGTAA
- a CDS encoding heavy-metal-associated domain-containing protein produces MEQVILASNIKCSGCAKTIQEGLTTLAGVQQITVDVPEGKVTVTGDNLQRSALTQKLAELGYPEKTATSGLVNIMQKAKGLFAGK; encoded by the coding sequence ATGGAACAAGTGATTTTAGCCAGCAATATCAAATGTAGTGGATGTGCAAAAACGATACAGGAAGGGCTAACAACTTTAGCAGGGGTTCAACAAATCACGGTAGATGTGCCTGAGGGTAAGGTCACTGTTACAGGGGATAATTTACAACGCAGTGCATTAACGCAAAAACTCGCTGAATTAGGCTATCCAGAAAAAACGGCAACGAGTGGATTAGTGAATATTATGCAGAAAGCAAAGGGTTTATTTGCAGGGAAATAA
- the pgsA gene encoding CDP-diacylglycerol--glycerol-3-phosphate 3-phosphatidyltransferase → MTTPNALTLLRIVLIPLFIGAYYLPSAWANELTTLIFALAAITDWFDGYLARRWNQLSAFGAFLDPVADKLMVAVALVFLVEAHPSAWMSIPSAIIIGREITISALREWMAELGQRATVAVSHIGKVKTSAQMLAITLLLYHEPIFTLPTDYIGFVLLYVAAVLTIWSMFVYLRAALPLLLKDGL, encoded by the coding sequence GTGACAACACCAAACGCACTTACTTTATTACGTATCGTCTTAATTCCCCTGTTTATTGGTGCTTACTACTTACCGAGCGCATGGGCTAATGAATTAACCACCTTGATTTTTGCCCTTGCGGCGATAACTGACTGGTTTGACGGCTATCTGGCTAGACGCTGGAATCAACTTTCTGCTTTTGGTGCATTTCTTGACCCTGTAGCAGATAAGCTCATGGTTGCGGTTGCCTTAGTCTTTTTGGTAGAAGCCCACCCTAGCGCGTGGATGTCTATTCCTTCCGCCATTATTATTGGGCGAGAAATCACGATTTCTGCACTGCGCGAGTGGATGGCAGAACTTGGACAACGTGCGACGGTCGCTGTTTCTCATATTGGCAAAGTCAAAACTTCCGCTCAAATGTTGGCAATTACCCTCTTACTCTATCATGAGCCGATATTCACATTACCGACGGATTATATTGGTTTTGTCCTGCTCTACGTGGCAGCAGTCTTAACCATTTGGTCGATGTTTGTATATCTGCGAGCGGCTTTACCACTCCTTTTAAAAGATGGGCTGTAG
- the uvrC gene encoding excinuclease ABC subunit UvrC, with product MSLKIQPFPLFDAKRFLATLPNKSGVYRMQDATGTIIYVGKARNLKKRVSSYFTQSDQSPKTRALVAQIAQIEITITHTECEALLLEHTLIKTHQPRYNILLRDDKSYPYIYLSAHPFPQLGLHRGAKRGKGKYFGPYPHAKAVYESLNLMQKIFPIRQCDDSFFRNRSRPCLQYQIKRCSAPCVGLIDAQTYAEDVKHAVLFLEGKSHDVINTLVDKMKTAAEQLDYEKAAHYRDQINHLRTIQAQQYVSTDAGNVDIVACIVENGISCVQTLTVRDGRQLGSRAYFPKQEIGEDPASVLDAFLPQYYLSNTHDIPDEILIYPTLEDITTLAEAIKQQRQRHTRLSQNVRGTRARWIEMALENAKHSLQQHKPSHHRERLAALSIALHLETLPQRLECFDISHTQGEATVASCVVFDAEGICKNAYRRYNITGITGGDDYAAMQQALTRRFSKVQEEGILPDILFIDGGAGQVKIAHDLLISFNLTQVRIVGVAKGMGRKAGLESLIFPNEENPLILPKDSPALHLIQQIRDEAHRFAITGHRQQRHKARQKSVLEDIAGIGAKRRKQLLNHFGGLQGVSRAGVEELARVPGISRQLAQKIYEFFLTT from the coding sequence ATGTCCCTAAAAATACAACCCTTTCCCCTCTTTGATGCAAAACGCTTTCTTGCAACCCTTCCCAATAAATCAGGGGTTTATCGGATGCAGGATGCAACAGGGACGATTATCTATGTTGGTAAAGCCCGCAACTTAAAAAAACGGGTTAGTAGTTACTTTACTCAATCTGACCAATCACCCAAAACTCGTGCACTAGTTGCGCAAATTGCCCAGATAGAAATCACAATTACTCATACTGAATGTGAGGCGTTATTATTAGAACATACGCTGATTAAAACCCATCAACCGCGTTACAACATTCTGCTACGTGATGATAAAAGTTATCCATATATCTATCTCTCTGCCCATCCTTTCCCGCAATTAGGACTACATCGTGGGGCAAAACGGGGTAAAGGAAAATATTTTGGTCCTTATCCCCATGCTAAAGCGGTTTATGAAAGTCTTAACTTGATGCAGAAAATTTTCCCTATTCGTCAATGTGATGATAGTTTTTTCCGCAATCGTTCCCGCCCCTGTTTGCAGTACCAAATTAAACGCTGTAGCGCGCCTTGTGTTGGTTTGATTGATGCGCAAACTTATGCAGAAGATGTAAAACACGCGGTTTTATTCCTAGAAGGTAAAAGTCACGATGTGATAAATACTCTCGTCGATAAAATGAAAACGGCTGCTGAACAATTAGACTATGAAAAAGCAGCGCATTATCGTGACCAAATTAATCATTTGCGTACAATTCAAGCCCAGCAATATGTAAGCACTGATGCAGGAAACGTCGATATTGTTGCTTGTATCGTGGAAAACGGCATTAGCTGTGTGCAAACCCTGACCGTGCGCGATGGGCGACAATTAGGTAGTCGTGCCTATTTTCCTAAACAAGAGATTGGCGAAGACCCTGCCAGCGTTTTAGATGCTTTTCTTCCGCAATATTATCTGAGTAATACGCATGATATTCCTGATGAAATTTTGATTTATCCCACATTAGAGGATATTACGACATTGGCTGAGGCGATTAAGCAACAACGCCAACGCCATACCCGTTTGAGCCAAAATGTGCGCGGTACACGAGCGCGTTGGATAGAGATGGCACTTGAGAATGCTAAACATAGCTTGCAACAGCACAAACCCAGTCATCACCGCGAACGGCTTGCCGCCTTAAGTATTGCCTTACATTTAGAAACCTTACCCCAGCGTTTAGAATGCTTTGATATCAGCCATACGCAAGGCGAGGCAACCGTTGCATCTTGTGTGGTTTTTGATGCGGAAGGGATTTGTAAAAACGCTTATCGACGTTACAACATTACAGGGATTACGGGCGGAGATGATTACGCGGCAATGCAACAGGCATTAACCCGTAGATTTAGTAAAGTACAAGAAGAGGGCATATTACCTGATATACTCTTTATTGACGGTGGCGCGGGACAAGTCAAAATCGCACATGACTTATTGATAAGTTTTAATTTAACTCAGGTTCGTATTGTTGGCGTTGCAAAAGGCATGGGACGTAAAGCAGGACTAGAAAGCCTTATTTTTCCCAATGAAGAAAACCCATTAATCCTGCCAAAAGATTCCCCCGCGTTGCACCTTATCCAACAAATTCGTGATGAAGCTCATCGCTTTGCCATTACAGGACATCGACAACAACGTCACAAAGCCAGACAAAAATCGGTGCTTGAAGACATTGCAGGCATCGGTGCGAAACGACGCAAACAACTCCTTAATCACTTTGGCGGACTACAGGGCGTATCGCGTGCAGGTGTAGAAGAACTTGCACGAGTACCGGGAATTAGTCGACAATTAGCACAGAAAATTTACGAATTCTTTTTAACCACGTGA
- a CDS encoding DUF4212 domain-containing protein, with product MNITEKQAEYWHKNLLWTGILLTLWFIATFIVIFFAKELNRFTFFGFPVGFYMTAQGSMFLYVLIIGFYAWKMNKLDNQYDVVD from the coding sequence ATGAACATTACCGAAAAACAAGCCGAATATTGGCATAAAAATCTTTTGTGGACAGGCATTTTATTAACCCTTTGGTTTATTGCTACTTTTATCGTTATTTTCTTTGCAAAAGAACTCAATCGCTTTACCTTTTTTGGCTTTCCCGTTGGTTTTTACATGACTGCGCAAGGGTCTATGTTTCTCTATGTGCTAATCATCGGTTTTTATGCTTGGAAGATGAATAAGCTAGATAATCAATATGATGTAGTGGATTAA